One region of Paralichthys olivaceus isolate ysfri-2021 chromosome 12, ASM2471397v2, whole genome shotgun sequence genomic DNA includes:
- the rab3gap2 gene encoding rab3 GTPase-activating protein non-catalytic subunit isoform X1: MSCSLLEFCRLQELRTVRDYLFHNQRDEPVEENNEADNQLSWDTSDWESAWDNGDKQEEETTSTTKVEEEATGQTGPWLQDCVVALSPCSDLLVVAREQKAVFLSAKWRTDDSGREEMTLAVSWTGALSTEDGECVSSCICIPLASQKRSSTGRPDWTCVVVGFTSGHVRFYTENGVLLLAQLLHEDPVLRLKCRTYEIPRHPGVTEQHEELSILYPAALVTIDGFSLFQSLRACRNQVARAAAAGSDVIQPPPLAYKKWGLKDMDTIVDHSSVGIMTLCVFDQMKNASILGGFTASVKGNPPAMSQYVTVGGGPFTGFYYSVEGSSQPLLSHVAMAVASKLTSALFSAASGWLGWHKNKNEDEAAQKQKPKVEPATPLTIRFGLPDSRRHGESICLSPCNTLAGVTDDFGRVSLLDLARGIAIRMWKGYRDAQLGWLQVPEERSDREFSPPTSLPRRHALFLVIYAPRRGILEVWGMQQGPRVGAFTVGKHCRLLYAGYRLMGVNSVTSQGWQLHTQQVCLLDPITGALRTVNIPFHLALSDKKSERAKDMHLLKRLTTLLKSRDVEPDILESEAKSVLLDIKHPAIKKQALESLLSNKNAPVSCLTNIASTLYDTLKKQDTEDVDVLLLQLCSSQLKLLQLYTDIEQLHSAADTEACSDNQDSLEGIKDELSRVRPTLQRYAQFTSRPSVSFAQDSPNSPLTVQAFLSQMECSEDGELKVNRRAEAEWNQLGNFLFWGCLCGKSPLHKVCDTLQQAGISPQQLLALLLSVWIQREKEVLQKTEETVRNLHTLLIALSNMKGAVEESWDPQSISPWWQQVRTTCIQSHNAAAALLAAFVAHRAAKASITNHADSKLHSEWEAVSLELEQWVVCVRQLEDVLVLQTLLLVPPPQGVAAGAATQCSIKTLLEGGTGGIADSVSKWVFRQNLAPQRLKEILQKRVDKDADDKLEQKGIEEGNEKKEQSQEDTDRTAELLVAVWERFPHSLSPDLLFAHCCWEYVVQWNKDPEEGQCLCSAVEHLKLISSPHIQLGISTMMWSTFIVKRFSAAAYLMEKVGKAPKDRLCRRDVGMGDKAVTSFLGCCVQLLQILMEVTGVLVKNQSPLSFINYYADSAVEEVSVPELSVEESWCGAEGPASIAELALEQKGVHYPLVQHHCLLASLLHAALTFNLKVKPLSLFDSKGKNAFFRDLTTIQLMPSGDMDPGLVSVRQEFLLRVLTGWVQAIDDTSSSASGTGCPPLPSSGPKAGWWPSLCLELGSLLQVNPDILRRHLVCELYNQGLDLRAEEVMLEVEDKDVLGSQLLVLTGQRLSFLLLHSQSQTQAAMELLARLPPTLCTWLKAMDPSELRCPLVPLSQSSRLVGRLIEMLPENHAQYSLALHLLEAVEALTTED; encoded by the exons atgtcctgcagcttgttggaGTTCTGTCGGCTCCAGGAGCTCAGAACGGTCCGGGACTATTTGTTCCACAACCAGAGAGACGAGCCGGTGGAGGAGAATAATGAAGCAG ATAATCAGCTGTCTTGGGACACGTCTGACTGGGAGTCGGCATGGGACAATGGGGACAagcaagaggaggaaacaaCTTCCACCACAAAG gtggaggaggaggccacTGGGCAGACTGGACCCTGGCTGCAGGACTGTGTAGTCGCCCTGTCGCCCTGCTCTGATCTGCTAGTGGTTGCCCGTGAACAGAAGGCAGTCTTTCTCTCAG CAAAGTGGCGCACAGATGACAGTGGCAGAGAGGAGATGACTCTGGCGGTTTCCTGGACTGGGGCCCTCAGTACTGAAGATGG AGAATGTGTGAGCAGCTGCATCTGTATCCCCCTGGCAAGTcaaaagag GAGCTCCACAGGGCGGCCTGACTGGACATGTGTTGTCGTGGGTTTCACCTCTGGCCATGTCCGCTTCTACACAGAG AATGGGGTTCTGCTCCTCGCCCAGCTTCTGCACGAGGACCCCGTACTGAGACTCAAGTGTCGCACATATGAGATCCCTCGTCATCCTGGAGTAACGGAGCAG CATGAGGAGTTGAGCATCCTCTACCCTGCTGCTCTGGTCACCATCGATGGCTTCAGCCTCTTTCAGTCTCTGCGTGCCTGCAGGAACCAGGTGGCGAgag ctgctgcagcaggtaGTGATGTGATCCAGCCTCCTCCCCTGGCCTATAAGAAGTGGGGTCTGAAGGACATGGACACCATTGTGGACCACAGTAGTGTgg GCATCATgacgctgtgtgtgtttgaccagATGAAGAATGCATCTATCCTGGGGGGATTTACTGCTTCAGTCAAGGGCAACCCACCTGCCATGAGCCAGTATGTCACTGTTGGAGGAGGACCATTCACAGGCTTTTATTATTCTgtcgag GGAAGTTCCCAGCCTCTTCTATCTCATGTGGCCATGGCTGTGGCCAGTAAACTTACCTCAGCCCTTTTCAGTGCTGCCAG TGGGTGGCTGGGCTGGCACAAGAACAAGAATGAAGACGAGGCTGCTCAGAAACAGAAGCCCAAGGTGGAGCCTGCAACGCCTTTAACAATCAG ATTTGGTCTCCCAGACTCTCGTCGCCACGGAgagtctatctgtctgtccccATGCAACACACTGGCTGGAGTGACAGACGACTTTGGCCGAGTCTCACTTCTGGACCTGGCCAGGGGCATCGCCATCCGCATGTGGAAAG GTTACCGAGACGCCCAGCTGGGATGGCTGCAGGTTCCAGAGGAGCGTAGTGATCGGGAGTTCTCCCCCCCTACTTCCCTGCCCAGACGTCACGCTCTGTTCCTTGTCATCTACGCCCCCCGCAGGGGAATTCTGGAGGTGTGGGGGATGCAGCAGGGGCCTCGGGTTGGAGCTTTCACCGTGGGTAAACACTGCAG GTTGCTTTATGCTGGTTACCGTCTGATGGGTGTGAATAGTGTGACCAGTCAGGGCTGGCAGCTCCACACGCAGCAGGTCTGTCTGCTGGATCCCATCACAGGAGCTCTGAGGACTGTGAACATCCCCTTTCACTTGGCACTTAG CGACAAGAAGAGTGAGCGAGCCAAAGATATGCACCTGCTAAAGAGACTGACGACTTTACTAAAGAGCAGAGATGTGGAGCCTG ATATTTTGGAGAGCGAAGCTAAAAGTGTGCTGCTGGATATTAAACATCCTGCCATTAAAAAGCAG GCTCTGGAGTCTTTGCTGTCAAATAAGAATGCTCCTGTCTCTTGTCTCACAAATATCGCAAGCACCTTATACGACACTCTGAAGAAACAAG ACACTGAGGATGTGGATGTACTGTTACTCCAGCTCTGCTCCTCACAgttgaagctgctgcagctttacaCTGACATCGAGCAGCTgcactctgctgcagacacagaagCCTGCTCTGACAAc CAGGATTCCCTTGAAGGCATTAAGGATGAACTGTCCCGTGTCCGTCCTACTCTGCAACGCTACGCCCAGTTCACCTCTAGACCCAGTGTGAGTTTTGCCCAGGACTCACCCAACTCACCCCTCACCGTCCAAGCCTTCCTCTCCCAGATGGAGTGCAGCGAGGACGGGGAGTTGAAGGTGAACCGCAGGGCTGAAGCTGAATGGAATCAGTTAG GAAACTTTCTGTTCTGGGGTTGTCTGTGTGGAAAAAGTCCACTACACAAAGTCTGTGACACACTGCAGCAGGCTGGCATCAGTCCACAGCAGCTACTG gCTTTGCTACTAAGTGTGTGGAtacagagggagaaggaggtgctacagaaaacagaggaaacagttaGAAACCTTCACACACTACTCATCGCCCTCAGCAACATGAAAG GTGCAGTTGAGGAGTCGTGGGACCCCCAGTctatctccccctggtggcagcAAGTCCGCACCACGTGTATCCAGTCCCACAATGCTGCCGCAGCTCTGCTGGCTGCCTTTGTTGCTCACCGTGCTGCCAAGGCTAGCATCACCAACCATGCTGACAGCaag ttgcaTTCAGAGTGGGAGGCTGTGTCCCTGGAGCTGGAGCAGTGGGTGGTGTGTGTTCGCCAGCTGGAGGACGTGCTCGTGCTGCAGACGCTGCTGTTGGTGCCTCCTCCTCAGGGAGTGGCAGCGGGTGCTGCAACACAGTGTTCCATCAAAACGCTGTTGGAGGGAGGAACTG GTGGCATAGCTGACAGTGTCTCCAAGTGGGTGTTCAGGCAAAACTTGGCTCCTCAGCGGCTGAAGGAAATTCTCCAGAAGAGAGTAGACAAAGATGCAGATGACAAACTGGAGCAGAAGGGAATAGAAGAAGGAAACGAGAAGAAGGAGCAGAGCCAAGAGGACACAGACAGGACAGCAG AGCTGTTGGTGGCGGTGTGGGAGCGGTTCCCACACTCGCTTTCACCTGACCTGCTCTTtgcccactgctgctgggaatATGTCGTACAGTGGAACAAAGacccagag GAGGGTCAGTGTTTGTGCTCGGCTGTGGAACATTTGAAGTTGATCTCCAGTCCACACATCCAACTAG GTATTTCTACAATGATGTGGAGTACTTTCATTGTCAAACGATTCTCGGCAGCGGCCTACCTCATGGAGAAG GTGGGGAAAGCACCCAAAGATCGTTTATGTCGACGG gaTGTGGGGATGGGAGACAAAGCCGTGACGTCCTTCCTGGGCTGCTgtgtccagctgctgcagatccTCATGGAGGTGACTGGAGTATTGGTTAAGAATCAGTCCCCTTTGTCTTTTATAAATTACTAC GCGGACTCAGCGGTGGAGGAGGTGTCCGTTCCCGAGCTGTCCGTGGAGGAGTCGTGGTGCGGAGCAGAGGGCCCCGCCTCCATAGCCGAGCTGGCTCTGGAGCAGAAAGGCGTCCACTACCCTCTGGTCCAACACCACTGCCTGCTGGCCTCCCTGCTACACGCTGCCCTCACCTTCAATCTGAAAGTCAAACCACTCAGCCTGTTTGACAGCAAG GGTAAGAATGCCTTCTTCAGAGACCTGACGACAATCCAGCTGATGCCCAGTGGAGACATGGACCCAGGCCTGGTCTCAGTACGACAGGAG TTCCTCCTGCGGGTGCTTACTGGCTGGGTGCAGGCAATAGATGATACTTCCAGCTCTGCCTCTGGCACTGGGTGCCCCCCTCTACCATCCAGTGGCCCTAAAGCTGGTTGGTGGCCCTCGCTGTGTCTGGAGCTGGGCTCCCTGCTGCAGGTCAACCCCGACATCCTGCGACGGCACCTCGTCTGTGAGCTCTATAACCAGGGTCTGGACCTCCGGGCAGAGGAG gtGATGTTAGAGGTGGAGGACAAAGACGTGCTGGGCTCTCAGCTGTTGGTGCTGACTGGACAGAGACTGAGCTTCTTGCTGCTGCACAGCCAGAGTCAGACACAGGCTGCTATGGAGCTTCTGGCCCGCCTTCCCCCCACCCTCTGCACATGGCTCAAGGCTATG GACCCCAGTGAGCTGCGGTGCCCCCTGGTCCCGTTGTCCCAGAGCAGTCGGCTGGTCGGCCGTCTCATTGAAATGCTGCCAGAGAACCACGCCCAGTACAGCCTGGCCCTGCACCTTCTGGAGGCCGTAGAGGCTCTGACCACTGAGGACTGA
- the rab3gap2 gene encoding rab3 GTPase-activating protein non-catalytic subunit isoform X2: MSCSLLEFCRLQELRTVRDYLFHNQRDEPVEENNEADNQLSWDTSDWESAWDNGDKQEEETTSTTKVEEEATGQTGPWLQDCVVALSPCSDLLVVAREQKAVFLSAKWRTDDSGREEMTLAVSWTGALSTEDGECVSSCICIPLASQKRSSTGRPDWTCVVVGFTSGHVRFYTENGVLLLAQLLHEDPVLRLKCRTYEIPRHPGVTEQHEELSILYPAALVTIDGFSLFQSLRACRNQVARAAAAGSDVIQPPPLAYKKWGLKDMDTIVDHSSVGIMTLCVFDQMKNASILGGFTASVKGNPPAMSQYVTVGGGPFTGFYYSVEGSSQPLLSHVAMAVASKLTSALFSAASGWLGWHKNKNEDEAAQKQKPKVEPATPLTIRFGLPDSRRHGESICLSPCNTLAGVTDDFGRVSLLDLARGIAIRMWKGYRDAQLGWLQVPEERSDREFSPPTSLPRRHALFLVIYAPRRGILEVWGMQQGPRVGAFTVGKHCRLLYAGYRLMGVNSVTSQGWQLHTQQVCLLDPITGALRTVNIPFHLALSDKKSERAKDMHLLKRLTTLLKSRDVEPDILESEAKSVLLDIKHPAIKKQALESLLSNKNAPVSCLTNIASTLYDTLKKQDTEDVDVLLLQLCSSQLKLLQLYTDIEQLHSAADTEACSDNDSLEGIKDELSRVRPTLQRYAQFTSRPSVSFAQDSPNSPLTVQAFLSQMECSEDGELKVNRRAEAEWNQLGNFLFWGCLCGKSPLHKVCDTLQQAGISPQQLLALLLSVWIQREKEVLQKTEETVRNLHTLLIALSNMKGAVEESWDPQSISPWWQQVRTTCIQSHNAAAALLAAFVAHRAAKASITNHADSKLHSEWEAVSLELEQWVVCVRQLEDVLVLQTLLLVPPPQGVAAGAATQCSIKTLLEGGTGGIADSVSKWVFRQNLAPQRLKEILQKRVDKDADDKLEQKGIEEGNEKKEQSQEDTDRTAELLVAVWERFPHSLSPDLLFAHCCWEYVVQWNKDPEEGQCLCSAVEHLKLISSPHIQLGISTMMWSTFIVKRFSAAAYLMEKVGKAPKDRLCRRDVGMGDKAVTSFLGCCVQLLQILMEVTGVLVKNQSPLSFINYYADSAVEEVSVPELSVEESWCGAEGPASIAELALEQKGVHYPLVQHHCLLASLLHAALTFNLKVKPLSLFDSKGKNAFFRDLTTIQLMPSGDMDPGLVSVRQEFLLRVLTGWVQAIDDTSSSASGTGCPPLPSSGPKAGWWPSLCLELGSLLQVNPDILRRHLVCELYNQGLDLRAEEVMLEVEDKDVLGSQLLVLTGQRLSFLLLHSQSQTQAAMELLARLPPTLCTWLKAMDPSELRCPLVPLSQSSRLVGRLIEMLPENHAQYSLALHLLEAVEALTTED, encoded by the exons atgtcctgcagcttgttggaGTTCTGTCGGCTCCAGGAGCTCAGAACGGTCCGGGACTATTTGTTCCACAACCAGAGAGACGAGCCGGTGGAGGAGAATAATGAAGCAG ATAATCAGCTGTCTTGGGACACGTCTGACTGGGAGTCGGCATGGGACAATGGGGACAagcaagaggaggaaacaaCTTCCACCACAAAG gtggaggaggaggccacTGGGCAGACTGGACCCTGGCTGCAGGACTGTGTAGTCGCCCTGTCGCCCTGCTCTGATCTGCTAGTGGTTGCCCGTGAACAGAAGGCAGTCTTTCTCTCAG CAAAGTGGCGCACAGATGACAGTGGCAGAGAGGAGATGACTCTGGCGGTTTCCTGGACTGGGGCCCTCAGTACTGAAGATGG AGAATGTGTGAGCAGCTGCATCTGTATCCCCCTGGCAAGTcaaaagag GAGCTCCACAGGGCGGCCTGACTGGACATGTGTTGTCGTGGGTTTCACCTCTGGCCATGTCCGCTTCTACACAGAG AATGGGGTTCTGCTCCTCGCCCAGCTTCTGCACGAGGACCCCGTACTGAGACTCAAGTGTCGCACATATGAGATCCCTCGTCATCCTGGAGTAACGGAGCAG CATGAGGAGTTGAGCATCCTCTACCCTGCTGCTCTGGTCACCATCGATGGCTTCAGCCTCTTTCAGTCTCTGCGTGCCTGCAGGAACCAGGTGGCGAgag ctgctgcagcaggtaGTGATGTGATCCAGCCTCCTCCCCTGGCCTATAAGAAGTGGGGTCTGAAGGACATGGACACCATTGTGGACCACAGTAGTGTgg GCATCATgacgctgtgtgtgtttgaccagATGAAGAATGCATCTATCCTGGGGGGATTTACTGCTTCAGTCAAGGGCAACCCACCTGCCATGAGCCAGTATGTCACTGTTGGAGGAGGACCATTCACAGGCTTTTATTATTCTgtcgag GGAAGTTCCCAGCCTCTTCTATCTCATGTGGCCATGGCTGTGGCCAGTAAACTTACCTCAGCCCTTTTCAGTGCTGCCAG TGGGTGGCTGGGCTGGCACAAGAACAAGAATGAAGACGAGGCTGCTCAGAAACAGAAGCCCAAGGTGGAGCCTGCAACGCCTTTAACAATCAG ATTTGGTCTCCCAGACTCTCGTCGCCACGGAgagtctatctgtctgtccccATGCAACACACTGGCTGGAGTGACAGACGACTTTGGCCGAGTCTCACTTCTGGACCTGGCCAGGGGCATCGCCATCCGCATGTGGAAAG GTTACCGAGACGCCCAGCTGGGATGGCTGCAGGTTCCAGAGGAGCGTAGTGATCGGGAGTTCTCCCCCCCTACTTCCCTGCCCAGACGTCACGCTCTGTTCCTTGTCATCTACGCCCCCCGCAGGGGAATTCTGGAGGTGTGGGGGATGCAGCAGGGGCCTCGGGTTGGAGCTTTCACCGTGGGTAAACACTGCAG GTTGCTTTATGCTGGTTACCGTCTGATGGGTGTGAATAGTGTGACCAGTCAGGGCTGGCAGCTCCACACGCAGCAGGTCTGTCTGCTGGATCCCATCACAGGAGCTCTGAGGACTGTGAACATCCCCTTTCACTTGGCACTTAG CGACAAGAAGAGTGAGCGAGCCAAAGATATGCACCTGCTAAAGAGACTGACGACTTTACTAAAGAGCAGAGATGTGGAGCCTG ATATTTTGGAGAGCGAAGCTAAAAGTGTGCTGCTGGATATTAAACATCCTGCCATTAAAAAGCAG GCTCTGGAGTCTTTGCTGTCAAATAAGAATGCTCCTGTCTCTTGTCTCACAAATATCGCAAGCACCTTATACGACACTCTGAAGAAACAAG ACACTGAGGATGTGGATGTACTGTTACTCCAGCTCTGCTCCTCACAgttgaagctgctgcagctttacaCTGACATCGAGCAGCTgcactctgctgcagacacagaagCCTGCTCTGACAAc GATTCCCTTGAAGGCATTAAGGATGAACTGTCCCGTGTCCGTCCTACTCTGCAACGCTACGCCCAGTTCACCTCTAGACCCAGTGTGAGTTTTGCCCAGGACTCACCCAACTCACCCCTCACCGTCCAAGCCTTCCTCTCCCAGATGGAGTGCAGCGAGGACGGGGAGTTGAAGGTGAACCGCAGGGCTGAAGCTGAATGGAATCAGTTAG GAAACTTTCTGTTCTGGGGTTGTCTGTGTGGAAAAAGTCCACTACACAAAGTCTGTGACACACTGCAGCAGGCTGGCATCAGTCCACAGCAGCTACTG gCTTTGCTACTAAGTGTGTGGAtacagagggagaaggaggtgctacagaaaacagaggaaacagttaGAAACCTTCACACACTACTCATCGCCCTCAGCAACATGAAAG GTGCAGTTGAGGAGTCGTGGGACCCCCAGTctatctccccctggtggcagcAAGTCCGCACCACGTGTATCCAGTCCCACAATGCTGCCGCAGCTCTGCTGGCTGCCTTTGTTGCTCACCGTGCTGCCAAGGCTAGCATCACCAACCATGCTGACAGCaag ttgcaTTCAGAGTGGGAGGCTGTGTCCCTGGAGCTGGAGCAGTGGGTGGTGTGTGTTCGCCAGCTGGAGGACGTGCTCGTGCTGCAGACGCTGCTGTTGGTGCCTCCTCCTCAGGGAGTGGCAGCGGGTGCTGCAACACAGTGTTCCATCAAAACGCTGTTGGAGGGAGGAACTG GTGGCATAGCTGACAGTGTCTCCAAGTGGGTGTTCAGGCAAAACTTGGCTCCTCAGCGGCTGAAGGAAATTCTCCAGAAGAGAGTAGACAAAGATGCAGATGACAAACTGGAGCAGAAGGGAATAGAAGAAGGAAACGAGAAGAAGGAGCAGAGCCAAGAGGACACAGACAGGACAGCAG AGCTGTTGGTGGCGGTGTGGGAGCGGTTCCCACACTCGCTTTCACCTGACCTGCTCTTtgcccactgctgctgggaatATGTCGTACAGTGGAACAAAGacccagag GAGGGTCAGTGTTTGTGCTCGGCTGTGGAACATTTGAAGTTGATCTCCAGTCCACACATCCAACTAG GTATTTCTACAATGATGTGGAGTACTTTCATTGTCAAACGATTCTCGGCAGCGGCCTACCTCATGGAGAAG GTGGGGAAAGCACCCAAAGATCGTTTATGTCGACGG gaTGTGGGGATGGGAGACAAAGCCGTGACGTCCTTCCTGGGCTGCTgtgtccagctgctgcagatccTCATGGAGGTGACTGGAGTATTGGTTAAGAATCAGTCCCCTTTGTCTTTTATAAATTACTAC GCGGACTCAGCGGTGGAGGAGGTGTCCGTTCCCGAGCTGTCCGTGGAGGAGTCGTGGTGCGGAGCAGAGGGCCCCGCCTCCATAGCCGAGCTGGCTCTGGAGCAGAAAGGCGTCCACTACCCTCTGGTCCAACACCACTGCCTGCTGGCCTCCCTGCTACACGCTGCCCTCACCTTCAATCTGAAAGTCAAACCACTCAGCCTGTTTGACAGCAAG GGTAAGAATGCCTTCTTCAGAGACCTGACGACAATCCAGCTGATGCCCAGTGGAGACATGGACCCAGGCCTGGTCTCAGTACGACAGGAG TTCCTCCTGCGGGTGCTTACTGGCTGGGTGCAGGCAATAGATGATACTTCCAGCTCTGCCTCTGGCACTGGGTGCCCCCCTCTACCATCCAGTGGCCCTAAAGCTGGTTGGTGGCCCTCGCTGTGTCTGGAGCTGGGCTCCCTGCTGCAGGTCAACCCCGACATCCTGCGACGGCACCTCGTCTGTGAGCTCTATAACCAGGGTCTGGACCTCCGGGCAGAGGAG gtGATGTTAGAGGTGGAGGACAAAGACGTGCTGGGCTCTCAGCTGTTGGTGCTGACTGGACAGAGACTGAGCTTCTTGCTGCTGCACAGCCAGAGTCAGACACAGGCTGCTATGGAGCTTCTGGCCCGCCTTCCCCCCACCCTCTGCACATGGCTCAAGGCTATG GACCCCAGTGAGCTGCGGTGCCCCCTGGTCCCGTTGTCCCAGAGCAGTCGGCTGGTCGGCCGTCTCATTGAAATGCTGCCAGAGAACCACGCCCAGTACAGCCTGGCCCTGCACCTTCTGGAGGCCGTAGAGGCTCTGACCACTGAGGACTGA